A genomic region of Dermochelys coriacea isolate rDerCor1 chromosome 18, rDerCor1.pri.v4, whole genome shotgun sequence contains the following coding sequences:
- the THAP3 gene encoding THAP domain-containing protein 3 isoform X4 → MPKSCAALRCSNRYSSRRRQQLTFHRFPLSRPELLARWVGNIGRGDFQPSSHTVLCSQHFQPDCFSAFGNRTNLKPNAVPTLFTFPHTVRDFTRTEDGRRLDVETVLHQEPQPSRTEEPTEEVSTTKATEVEGWLLQSRPPVQRHHPFQTSDHSYAVSDRASLKQKLFQALEENEKLRKRLKVKSMALRRMFVRLQACKKEQQKHQARQPPGREQGLTF, encoded by the exons ATGCCCAAATCGTGCGCGGCGCTTCGGTGCAGCAACCGCTATAGCAGCCGCCGCCGGCAGCAGCTCACCTTCCACAG GTTCCCATTGAGCCGGCCCGAGCTGCTAGCGCGCTGGGTGGGGAACATCGGCCGTGGCGATTTCCAGCCCAGCTCGCACACGGTGCTCTGCTCGCAGCACTTCCAGCCGGACTGCTTCAGCGCCTTTGGCAACCGCACCAACCTCAAGCCCAACGCCGTGCCCACGCTCTTCACCTTCCCCCACACCGTCAGG GACTTTACAAGGACAGAGGATGGAAGGAGATTAGATGTAGAAACTGTTCTGCATCAAGAGCCCCAACCCAGTAGAACAGAGGAACCAACAGAAGAG GTTAGTACAACTAAGGCAACAGAAGTGGAGGGCTGGCTGCTGCAATCCAGGCCCCCAGTGCAGAGACACCACCCATTTCAGACCTCAGATCACAGCTATGCTGTCAGTGACCGTGCTTCCTTAAAACAAAAACTCTTCCAGGCACtagaggaaaatgaaaaactgCGAAAACGCCTGAAGGTTAAAAGCATGGCACTGAGGAGGATGTTTGTGCGGCTCCAGGCCTGCAAAAAGGAGCAGCAAAAACACCAGGCCAGACAGCCTCCTGGGAGGGAACAGGGCCTGACTTTCTGA
- the THAP3 gene encoding THAP domain-containing protein 3 isoform X2, translating into MPKSCAALRCSNRYSSRRRQQLTFHRFPLSRPELLARWVGNIGRGDFQPSSHTVLCSQHFQPDCFSAFGNRTNLKPNAVPTLFTFPHTVRQIRKEKSPLSDAEDSRLPKDFTRTEDGRRLDVETVLHQEPQPSRTEEPTEEVSTTKATEVEGWLLQSRPPVQRHHPFQTSDHSYAVSDRASLKQKLFQALEENEKLRKRLKVKSMALRRMFVRLQACKKEQQKHQARQPPGREQGLTF; encoded by the exons ATGCCCAAATCGTGCGCGGCGCTTCGGTGCAGCAACCGCTATAGCAGCCGCCGCCGGCAGCAGCTCACCTTCCACAG GTTCCCATTGAGCCGGCCCGAGCTGCTAGCGCGCTGGGTGGGGAACATCGGCCGTGGCGATTTCCAGCCCAGCTCGCACACGGTGCTCTGCTCGCAGCACTTCCAGCCGGACTGCTTCAGCGCCTTTGGCAACCGCACCAACCTCAAGCCCAACGCCGTGCCCACGCTCTTCACCTTCCCCCACACCGTCAGG CAAATCAGGAAGGAGAAGAGCCCACTATCTGATGCTGAGGATTCCAGATTGCCTAAG GACTTTACAAGGACAGAGGATGGAAGGAGATTAGATGTAGAAACTGTTCTGCATCAAGAGCCCCAACCCAGTAGAACAGAGGAACCAACAGAAGAG GTTAGTACAACTAAGGCAACAGAAGTGGAGGGCTGGCTGCTGCAATCCAGGCCCCCAGTGCAGAGACACCACCCATTTCAGACCTCAGATCACAGCTATGCTGTCAGTGACCGTGCTTCCTTAAAACAAAAACTCTTCCAGGCACtagaggaaaatgaaaaactgCGAAAACGCCTGAAGGTTAAAAGCATGGCACTGAGGAGGATGTTTGTGCGGCTCCAGGCCTGCAAAAAGGAGCAGCAAAAACACCAGGCCAGACAGCCTCCTGGGAGGGAACAGGGCCTGACTTTCTGA